In Pyramidobacter porci, the DNA window GGCGGTTTTGTCCGTCTGGCCGGCATGGGCGAGGAAAACGAGGGCGAATCGCTCCTTCCCGGAGAGAGCTTTCAGGAAAAGCCCGCCTGGAAGCGCCTGATCGTTTTGGCGGCGGGGGCCTTCAACAATATCCTGCTGGTCGTGGTGCTGGCGACGGTGCTGCTGATGTCGCGCGGCGTGATGGACCTTTCCGTCAGCGAAGTCGGCGCGCTGATGCCCGGTTTTCCGGCGGCGGAGGCGGGGCTGCGGCGCGGCGACGTGATCGAACGGGTCGGCGGCGTCGACGTCCGCGACTGGGAAGAGATGACCCGCGCGATCCGCTCCCAGGCCGCCGGTCAGGAGAAACTCGAGTTGACGGTCCGGCGCGGTCCCCGGCAGCTGACGCTGACGATGGGAACCAAAGCTGAAAAGGCGGGCGAGCCGCCGCTGATCGGCATTCAGCCCGCGATCCGAAAGCTGCCGCTGAGCCGGGCCCTGCGCGGCTCGATCGCGTGGACCTTCCACATGTCGCTGGCGATGCTCCAGGGGCTGAAAGAAATGCTTGTTCACCCGGCGAAAGTCGACGTCTCCGGCCCCGTGGGCATCGCCGCCATGGCCGGGCAGGCGGCCAGCGCCGGATTTTTCTCGCTGCTGTCGTTCCTCGCCGTGATCAGCCTCAATCTGGGGATCATCAACCTGCTGCCTTTTCCCGCCCTCGACGGGGGACACATCCTCTTTGTGCTGGTCGAAATGATCACGGGCAGAAACATGTCTCTCGAACTGGAAGGGAAGATCCATTTCATCGGTTTCATAATCCTGTTCGCTCTGATCATCGTCGTGACGTGGCAGGATATTTTGAAGCTCTTTTAGCGCGGAGGACGATCATGAAAAGAACCGTGCGGATTGGTCCCCTGACCCTGGGCGCCGGCGCGCCGATCCGGGTCGAATCGATGCTGAAAACGCGTCTCGACGACACGGCCGCGTGTCTGAAACAGCTGACCGAACTTCAGTCCGAAGGCTGCGAACTGGTGCGCGTCGCGTTTCCCAAGCCGGAACTGAAAGACCGACTGCGCGCCCTGAACGCTTCCTCGCCGCTGCCGCTGATGGCGGACATTCACTTCGATCCGGCGCTTGCCGTCGCGGCCATGGAAGCCGGCTGTCCTTCCATCCGCATCAATCCCGGCAACATGGGCAGCCCCGAGCGTCTGGCGGCCGTCGTCGACCTGGCGCGGGAACGCCGGGTCGTCATCCGTATCGGCGCCAACAGCGGTTCGGTCAATGACGTGCAGCTTCGGCGCGCCGGCGGCGACCGCGGCGCCGCTTTGGCGCTGGCGGTCGGGGAGCAGATGGAAATGCTGCTGTCGCTGAAATTTTACGACATTATCGTTTCCGCCAAGTCGACTGATCTGGAAGAATCCCTGCGCGCCAACGTCCTTCTCCAGCGCCGCTACGGCGATTTTCCGTTCCACGTGGGGATCACCGAATCGGGCAGCGGATTGGACGGCGTCGTCAAAAGCGCCTGCGGACTGTCGCGGCTTTTGGCGCTGGGCATCGGCGACACGATGCGCGTCAGCCTGTCACAGCCGCCCGCGAACGAAGTGCGGACGGCCTACAGCATCCTGCGGGCGTTGAATCTGCGCCAGCGCGGCGGACGGCTGGTCTCGTGCCCGACCTGCGGACGGCGCCAGCTGGAAGTGGCCGCCGTTATTCCACAGCTCGCCCCGATATTGGAAGAACTGCCCGACGGCTATACGCTGGCCGTGATGGGCTGCGAAGTGAACGGTCCGCGCGAGGCCCGCCACGCGCAGCTCGGCGTCGCCGGTTCGCCGTCGGGCGCGGTGATCTTCAAAGACGGGAAGATCGTCGAGCGCGTCGAAAGCGGCGGCGTGATCGAGGCGCTGCGGCGTCATCTGCCGAAGAAATCTTGAAAAAAGCCGTCACGTCTTTTTGATATGTACCTTGGACTGCATCCCGCTTGCTGGACAGAGAATAAAAAGACCTCCTGTTGTAGAATCAACATAACAACAGGAGGTCTTGCTATGGCAGGAAATTATGCTATTTCTTTATAGAACAGCTAGAGTGTGTTCACACTAATAGACAATTACCCAACAGTAATCTATAATGTGCATATGGAAATTACGCAAGGACAATACGAGCGAATTGAAAAATACTTGCCCCGTCAGCGCGGGAATGTGAGCATGAGCAATCTCCAACTGATCAATGCGATACTGTATGTCACGGAAAACGGCTGTAAATGGAGGACATTGCCGAAATCCTATGGAAACTGGCATACGATTTATGTACGCATGAACAGGTGGAGCAAAAACGGCGTTTTACAGCGCCTGTTCGAAGCGTTGCAAATGGAGAACATTATTCGCGTAAAGGTCGAATCGATCTGCCTGGACAGCACATCGGCAAAGGTTCATCCCGACGGGACAGGCGCTTTGAAAAAAGAGGGAAACAGGCCATTGGAAGATCGAGAGGCAGGCTCACAACGAAGATTCATATGGTCGCCGCAACTGACAGATCGGCTGTCAGCTTCGCGCTCTCCGGAGGAGAAGCCCATGACTCGCCGGAAGGCATCGCACTGCTTGACAAGATCATAAGAGCTCCAGAGCAAAAATACATCCTGATGGACAGAGCTTACGAGGGAGAGAGTATGCGGAAGAAAGCGAAGGAGAAGGGGTATTCTCCGGCTGTTCCTCCCAAATCGAACCGCAAAGATCCGTGGGAGTATGATAAGGAGAGATATAAGCAACGCAGTGAGATAGAGCGATATTTCCCGCGTCTTAAGCGATTTCGGAAAATATTTACCCGTTACGATAAGCTTGACGTGCTGTTCTGTGGATTCATCTACTTTGCTATGATTGTAGATGCAATTTAGCGTGAACAAGCTCTAGCTACCTGCAAGAAGAAAAACCGCCCAAACTACTGATTTTAGCGGGCTATGACTGCTTTTATTCGAGGTTCCCTAGTGCTGTGTCACGGGAATGCAGGCTAAAAGGCTTTAGCTATGGAGAAAAAGAACTCCTCCTTTGGCAAAGTAAAAGCGGTCTGTCAGCCGCCAAACAAAACCAAAGGAGGATCAAGTCCTGATGAAACTTGACGTCAGTAGTTTATCACACACGAAGTGGGAGTGTAAGTATCACGTGGTATTTGCGCCGAAGTATCGCCGGCAATCATCTACGGGAAGATCAAACAAGACATCGGTTTGATGCTGAGAAAACTGTGCGCGTACAAAGAAATTGAAATATTGGAGGCGGAAGCATGCAAAGATCACGTCCACATGTTGCTGAGCATCCCGCCCAAATACAGCATATCGCAGGTGATGGGTTACCCGAAAGGTAAAAGCAGCCTGATGATTTACGAGAAGTACGCGAATCTGAAGTACAAATATGGCAATCGACATTTCTGGTGCCGCGGATATTACGTAAGCACGGTAGGACGCAACAAGACTGCAATAGAGACCTCCATCAGGAACCAATTGCAGGAAGATCATGCCGAGGAACAGCTGACGATAAAAGAGTAGGTTGACCCGTTTACGGGTAAGCCGGCACGGGAAGGCAAGTAGAGAGCCCCTTTAGGGGCAGCCCGTGAGAGTTGCGCGGCTGACAGACTTTTTGACGAGCCTATAGGCTCGGCCGGGAAGATGCCCCAAGGGGGCTTGTGCAAAACGCCGGCACGGCCGGTGGTTATGATTGGACTCTATAATTGGACTCTATAATAAATGTTGGTGTGTAACGAACATCAAATCATGATGTTCGCCAGCCCCAAAAACGTCTGTTCATATTAAGGAACCGCTGATTATTTCGCCCAAACGAAAACACCAATTTGACTATCAAACAAAGGTCTTGATAGTCAAATGAAGTGCCCGTTCTGTAGGCGAAAAATGCCCCCAAACTGCCGTGGGAAGGCCCTGTCTCCGTTAAACGGAGACGGTTATGGGGTATGCCCCACAGGCGGACAACTCTTCCGTTCGTCCAGCTCGAAGGCACATGACAAGATTGGCACAGCCAAACAGAACGAAGAATTTGTTCATGTTTTTCGCTATGCCTCGATACGATGTCTTGCGGCAGCCAAAGTATCTCTTCACGATCTGAAAGAGGTGTTCGACTTTACTGCGTGTCGATAATTTACGACTTTCCCGGGATCTATCATATGATCTGCCTACGCCTAATGTCTTGATGCTGCCGGGACGCCGGTTGATACGAAAATCAACTTTCGAGAGGCGCTCGTCTTCTCTGATCTCTTGGCGTTTCTCTACGCCAAGATAGCCTGAATCTCCGGAGACGACCCCATCATCCTCCCGTATCAGTGCATGGGGCTGCGTCACATCATGAACGTTGGCGGAGGTCCCGATGATGGTATGGACATACCCGCTTCCGGCGTCGACGCCGGCATGGACTTTCATGCCAAAATACCACTGGCCGCCTTTTTTCGTCGAATGCATTTGCAGGATCTCGTTCGCCGTTTTGGTTCTTCGTTGAACTCGGAGCGCTGATGAGCGTTGCGTCGACGACGCTGCCTCCGTGCATGATCAAACCGGCCTTGTCACGTCTGCTCCGGATATCGTCGAACAAGGCTTTGCCAAGCTCATGCTTCTCAAGAAGGTGACGGAAGTGCAGCAGGGTTGTTGCGTCCGGTACCTGCTGCTGGAGGAAATTGATCCTCAGGAACGTACGCATGACATTGCTGTCGTAGATGGCGTCTTCGATGCCTTCATCGGACAAATTGAACCAGTTCTGCGTGAGGTACATGCGTAGCGTCGTCTCGACACCAAGAGGAGGGCGTCCCCGTTTGCCGGACGGATAATGCGTCGCTGTCACGATGACCCAATCAGCCCGCGGGATAATTTTATCCATTTGCTCAAGAAATGCTTCTCTCCTGGCTTTTCTTCTGCGATTTGCGTATTCCATATCACCGAAGCTGAGTTGGGATATCTTCTATTCTCCTTTGACGGGGGATTAGTACGACTTTATTATACTATCTTGCTTGAGCAAACGGCGATTTAATCGGTGGGTCCTTGAAATCATAATACACCACGCGATACGCCTTCAGCACCAATGCCCGTACCTCATTTCCGATCCTGTGCCGGGACATTCTACCGCGGTTGCCGTGAACAAGCCCCACTGCCCTTTGAGCAATGAACTTCTTCTTGATCCTGATGATTTGCCGTTGACAGAACTCCAGTTTCTTCGCCGCCTCCCTGTTCGTCATACGGCCGTCGACAAGCGCTCCGATAACTCTGATACAATTCAGTTCCTTTTGTGACAATGTCATTCGCTCCTGTTTCATGGACGGTATTATCTCAGAGTGACATTTTCTTTGAACCGTTATGGGTGACTTTATCTCTGAGCAACGACAGCAACAAAATTGGGTCTGGCAATAGCCAGTAAAAAAGTCAGCATAACCGCTCATTGAAAAAGTCACTACAGCCATGTTTATTCAAATATCAGACGCTGAGATAAGATCCTTTTGCTATGACATAGCACCACCTGTCGTGAGTTTTGGACACGGCGTGTATGTGCTATGATGTTCTCGTCTCTTGACGAGGCCACGCCGCCATGGGTGGTCTGGAGCGGGCTTGTGCGCTTTCACAAGCCCGCTTTTTCGTTTCTTTGCCGATGCCTCATCGGAGTCGACTCACTTCGGCCTTTCAACCTCCTTCATGGCAATCCGTTTGCCCTTATAAACAGCCCACATCTCTCCCGCCAACGTTTCGCGCACCTCAACCGTCGTGTTGACCATCCCGAGATAATCGTCCGCTGCCGGAACATACCGCCGGCTTCCATAGGAGATCATGCCGCCGTGATCCGTCCTGCGGAAACCCCGCCGCGCAAAGAGAAAATTCCAATCGACCTTGCCTTCCGGCTTCACATAAACGTCCTCACCCTCAGCCGGATTGACGGCAAACTTCCGGTTGTGCCTGACGATGAGCTTCGGCAAAACCTCGTTGGC includes these proteins:
- a CDS encoding IS5 family transposase (programmed frameshift), giving the protein MEITQGQYERIEKYLPRQRGNVSMSNLQLINAILYVTENGCKWRTLPKSYGNWHTIYVRMNRWSKNGVLQRLFEALQMENIIRVKVESICLDSTSAKVHPDGTGALKKEGKQAIGRSRGRLTTKIHMVAATDRSAVSFALSGGEAHDSPEGIALLDKIIRAPEQKYILMDRAYEGESMRKKAKEKGYSPAVPPKSNRKDPWEYDKERYKQRSEIERYFPRLKRFRKIFTRYDKLDVLFCGFIYFAMIVDAI
- the rseP gene encoding RIP metalloprotease RseP translates to MILSVISFLFIILICVIVHEFGHYLTALWCGVKVHEFSFGMGPVLWQRQGRKNKWSVRAFPVGGFVRLAGMGEENEGESLLPGESFQEKPAWKRLIVLAAGAFNNILLVVVLATVLLMSRGVMDLSVSEVGALMPGFPAAEAGLRRGDVIERVGGVDVRDWEEMTRAIRSQAAGQEKLELTVRRGPRQLTLTMGTKAEKAGEPPLIGIQPAIRKLPLSRALRGSIAWTFHMSLAMLQGLKEMLVHPAKVDVSGPVGIAAMAGQAASAGFFSLLSFLAVISLNLGIINLLPFPALDGGHILFVLVEMITGRNMSLELEGKIHFIGFIILFALIIVVTWQDILKLF
- a CDS encoding transposase, whose protein sequence is MHSTKKGGQWYFGMKVHAGVDAGSGYVHTIIGTSANVHDVTQPHALIREDDGVVSGDSGYLGVEKRQEIREDERLSKVDFRINRRPGSIKTLGVGRSYDRSRESRKLSTRSKVEHLFQIVKRYFGCRKTSYRGIAKNMNKFFVLFGCANLVMCLRAGRTEELSACGAYPITVSV
- a CDS encoding transposase gives rise to the protein MEYANRRRKARREAFLEQMDKIIPRADWVIVTATHYPSGKRGRPPLGVETTLRMYLTQNWFNLSDEGIEDAIYDSNVMRTFLRINFLQQQVPDATTLLHFRHLLEKHELGKALFDDIRSRRDKAGLIMHGGSVVDATLISAPSSTKNQNGERDPANAFDEKRRPVVFWHESPCRRRRRKRVCPYHHRDLRQRS
- the ispG gene encoding (E)-4-hydroxy-3-methylbut-2-enyl-diphosphate synthase; protein product: MKRTVRIGPLTLGAGAPIRVESMLKTRLDDTAACLKQLTELQSEGCELVRVAFPKPELKDRLRALNASSPLPLMADIHFDPALAVAAMEAGCPSIRINPGNMGSPERLAAVVDLARERRVVIRIGANSGSVNDVQLRRAGGDRGAALALAVGEQMEMLLSLKFYDIIVSAKSTDLEESLRANVLLQRRYGDFPFHVGITESGSGLDGVVKSACGLSRLLALGIGDTMRVSLSQPPANEVRTAYSILRALNLRQRGGRLVSCPTCGRRQLEVAAVIPQLAPILEELPDGYTLAVMGCEVNGPREARHAQLGVAGSPSGAVIFKDGKIVERVESGGVIEALRRHLPKKS